The window TGCTCAGTGCCGGGGTCAGCGGCTACGGCACGGCGAGCGAGGCGCTGTACTTCGAGCGCGACGGCCGGCGCTTGGCGCCCGACCTCGTGTTGTTGGCGTTCTATCCGGGCAACGACGTGAAGAACAACAGTCCGACTCTCGAGGACACGTTGCCTCCGGTCTACGCCGCGGACGGTACCCTCGAGCGGGTGGGTCATGGCAGACGCAAGCGCGAGGTCGGCGGCCGCCTGGGGTCGCACGCTTACGAGTACGTGCGGCAGCTCGTGTTGTTGCGGCACCCGGCGCTGGCGCAGACGCTGGCCGAGAGGGGTTTGGTGCGGCGCGACGCGCTGCGCCCGGCGCGGCTGCGCGACGGGGTACCGGTGGACTACGGCGTGTATGCGGCGAGTGTCGATGCGGAGTGGGCGGACGCCTGGGGTCGCACGGAGTCGCTGCTCGAGCGCTTGCGGGCATCGTCGGTGGCGGCGGGGGCGGGTTTCGCGGTGGTGATTCTGTCGACGCGGGATCAGGTGTACCCCGAGTCGTGGGCGCAGATCGTTGCGGCCAATCCGGGGATGCAGGGGCGGCAGTGGGATCTCGACGGGCCGCAGCGGCGGGTCGAGCAGTGGTGTGCGGCACGCGGCGTGCCGTGCCTGGCGATGGCGCCGGTGTTCCGGGCGGCGGCGACGGAGGGTAGCGAGCCGCTGCACTTTCCGCGCGACGGGCACTGGACGGTTGCGGGCCACCGGCTCGGGGCCGAAGAGATGGCAAACTTTATCGAGCGGCATCGGTTGGTGCCGCCGGCGAGAGGGAGGACGGAATCGTGAAACAACTCACCGAAGGCATCAAGCACCGTTTTGGCATTGCCAGCGAGTTGATGAGCTTCCTGTGGCAACGGCGCCTGTGGTGGCTCATTCCGATGGTCTTCGTGCTGCTGGTTTTCGGCGGCCTGATGGTGACCGCGCAGAGCTCGGCACTTGGGCCGTTTATCTACACTTTGTTCTAGGAGTCGCGTGGGTTACGGGCTTGGCATCACCGGCCCGAGTTGGGTCGGTCGGGCGGGGTTGTTGCTCGCCTTGCTTGCCCCGGTGAGTCCCGGACCCGCCGCGGCAGCGACGTTGTACGTCCGGGTCGGCGGCGATGATGCCCAGGAAGGCAGGTCGCCGGTGACCGCATTGCGGACGATCACGCGCGCGGCGGCAATTGCCCAGCCCGGCGACGACATAATCGTAGGCCCGGGAGTCTACGTCGAGGGCGATGTCAGACCGGGGGCCTTCGGGCATGTCGGTTTCGTTGCCGACCGCCGCGGCACCCTGGTGGGAGATCCTCCCGGAGACGTGGTTCTCGACGCCTCCGACAGAAGTACCGGGTTCGAGTTGAACGGAAAGATAGCAGTGCGCATCGACGGCTTCGTCGTGCATGGAGCGGGGGAAGGTATCTACGTGAAGAGCGGTTCCCACGCGGCTGTGATTGTCAATAACATCGTGTGCAACAATCGACGAAACGGAATCTACGTCCAGGATTCCCAGAACGCGACGATCTTCAACAACCTCGTCTATAACAATGGGCGGTCTGGAATCCTCGTGGGTGGCAACACGGATGGTTCCCCGGGGGTTCGCATCGTCAACAACACGGTGTACGGGAGCCTGAACCGCGGCATCTTCCTGGCCGGTGCCCGCTTGGAGTCGCCCGACGCGAGGGTGCTGAATAACATTGTGGCGGAGAACCGTTTTGGGGGGATTCAAGTCAATGCGGTCGCAAGGGAGGGGTACCTGAGTGCCGGCAATGTCGTCGGCGACCGGGTGGCATCCGGGACCCCGACAGATGTCACCGACGTCATGGCGGACCCCCTGTTGGTCAACCCGGCCGGTGTGGACGGCGTCCTCGGGGGGATCGGGTATGCTGACGACGATTTCCACCTCGGCAATCCGGCCTCCGGACAGCCCAAGAAGAGCCCGGCGATCGACGCAGGGTCGAGTCGTTCCATCTTCCTCAAACTGAACCGCGCCAGTACGAGAACCGACAAGCGACCCGACACGGGATATGTCGATGCCGGGTATCACTACGGGAACTTCGACGAGGTGCCCGTGCAACCCGAGCGCTTCCTGCGCCTAAAACCAATATACGTGGATGTCGACCGCGGCGCGGACAAGAACGATGGGCGCACGGCCGCGACCGGCGTGCGGACAGTGGCACGAGCGTTAGAGATCGCACGACCGGGGCACCGTATCGTGTTGATGCCGGGCCTGTACGCCGAGGGCGACCTGACTCCCGCCAGTTCGGGCACCTCGGGGCGGGCAATCGTGCTCACGGGGCGCCCGGGGGCGGTGATTGATGCCACCGGGTTCAGTCAGGCGTTTCGTCTTGTCGGTCGGGCGCACGTGACCCTCGATGGTTTAGCGATTACCGGCGCTTCGCAAAATGGTGTCGAGATCCGAAGCGGGTTTAGTGCCGGCAAGATCAGTGACGGTGCATACGACGTGGTAATCCGCCGGTGCCGCATTTATGGCAACTCCCGGCGGGGTGTGTACGTGGAGAGCGCAACGGGCGTTCGGGTCGAGGCCACGACGATCGAGGACAATGGATCGCGCGGTTTGCAGATTGAGAGCAGCGAGGTCGGCGTCCTTCGTAGCGTTATTCGACGGAACCCGGACAGCGGCCTCTGGGCACTGGTTGGGTCGACCGTGTCGCTTACAGACACGGTCGTCACCGACAATGCCGATAACGGTGTAGTGGCGTGGCAGAGCTCCGTATCCTTGACCGGGTGCACCGTGACCGGGAGCCGTGACGGGTTGCGGCAGAGTGCCGGTACGTTGCAGGTCGTCGGTTCCCGCATCTACGGCAATACGCGCCGGGGCATTTACGTCGACGGTGCCGCCCGCTGTAGCGTCCAGGCTGTCACGATCGAGGACAACGGGTCGCGGGGCCTGCTGATCGAGGGCAGCGATGCGCAGGTGAGCAGCAGCGTGGTTCGTCGTAACCGCGATAGCGGCATATGGGCGGCTCTGGGATCCAGGGTGTCGCTGGTCGACACCGATGTGATCGACAACTCCGACAATGGGGTGTTGGTCTGGCAGAGCGATTTCACGATGACCGGCGGTACCGTGTCGGGGAGCCGCGACGGCGGCGTGCGGTTCAGTAAGCTATCGACCGGAACGTTGAGCGATGTCCTGGTGCGAGATCACGAGAACGCCGGTGTGCAGGTAGTGTCGAGCGTTGTGTCGATTGCCGGAGGGGAAATCGCTGCGACCGGCGGTCGTGGGGTCCAGGCTTACGTGGATGCGGTAGAGCCCGGGCGCACGGCGGTTACGGTCACGGCGATACCCATCTGCGGACACGCCCTTGCAGGGATTGACGTCACCGATACCGATCTTGCGCTGACGGACGTGCGGGTGTGCGACAACGGCCGGGACGGGGTGCGGCAGACCGGCGGCACTCTGGATGTGGTGCGCGGCGTTGTGACAGGCAATCAGGGGAAGGGCATCACGGTAGACAAGGCGAAGACCGTAGTAGTCGAGGACACGAGCATCGCTGATAATGCCGACAACGGCCTCCAGATCGTCGCTGCCGAAGGGCCGGTAATTGGGGGATGCACGCTCAGCGGAAACCTCGGCGACGGCGCAACGATTCTCGACTCCGACTCGCCGATGATTTGGAACAACCTTGTGGTCCGCAACCGGTCGACGGGCGTGCTGGTGAGCGGTGAATCGAGTGGTTCGCCAAAGGCACGCGTCCTGAACAATACCTTTTATGCGAATGGCAACCGCGGCCTCCTTCTTGGTGGCAGCGACTTGAAACCACCTTCGATCGACGGCGTCGTCCTGCGAAACGTCTTTCAGGGCAATGGTACTGCGGGTTTGCAGGTGAACAGGCTCTCGCTGCCCGGCTTCGTCGGCAACTTCAATCAATCGGCGGATCCGTACGGTCCGGGTACCCCGGTTGGAGTGCGAGACATCCTTGGCCCCGCAGGTTTCGTCGACCCGGCGGCGGGCGATTTTCGACTCAGTCAGCGTACGTCCGGGCAGAGCGTCACGAGCCCAGCCGTGGACGCCGGCGGGGTCGATGTCGCCGACGCGGGTCTGACGGGAACGACCACGCGAACGGACGGACGACCGGACGTCGGCCCGGTGGATCTCGGTTACCACTATCGCCCATGACTCACCGCGGACCGGGACCGCACCGCCTTGCGTACGTCATCAAGTCGATGAGTGTGGGCGGTAGCCAGACGCACCTGATGCAGGTGTTTCGTCTCATCGACCGGGACCGGTTTGCGCCGGCCCTGTACTGCCTCGGCAATGACGGTGCGTTGCTCGACGAAGTTCGTGCCCTCGACGTTCCGGTGTTTACACCCGGCGCCGGCGCGACCTTCAAGGGATTCGGCCTCTTGTCCCGAGTCGCCAGATTGCGCCGGGCCTTCCGAGATCACCGCCCGGGTATCGTCCACAACTATCTGCTGCGCGCCAATCTCGCCGGTTCGATCGGCGCCCGCCTCGCCGGGGTGCCGGTTGTGCTGTGCAGCAAACGAGGCTGCCACGAACGCCGCGGCGCCAAGTTGATGGCGGCCAAAATCGGCAATTACCTCGCGGATCGGGTGACGGTGAACGCCAACGCGGTGCGCGACTTCGTTCACGCCAACGAGGGCTGCCCGCTCGACAAGATGACGGTGATTCCGAGCGGCATCGATACGAACCGTTTCCGGCCCCGCGGTGCGGGATCGTTTTGCGAGCGGGTCGGACTGCCGGCGGATAGATGTCTGGTTGGGTCTGTGACCCGCTCCCGCGCCGTCAAGGGTGTCGAGGACTTCCTGCGGGCGGTTGCCCTGGCGCGGCGCGAGCACCCCGAGGTGTACGCAGTGGTCATCGGCGAGGTGGTCATGGACGATTCGTTGCGCGCGCTCGTCCGCGAGATCGGGCTCGACGGAGAGATCGCGTTGTTGGGCCGGCGGTCTGACATGCCCGAGGTGTACGGTGCGATCGACCTGCTGGTGTCGTCGTCTCGTGGCGAGGGCATGTCGAACGCGATCCTGGAAGCGATGGCGACGGAGATTCCGGTAGTGGCGACGGCGGTTGGAGGGACCGTTGAGGTGGTCGATCACGGCCGCAGCGGCTTGCTCGTCCCGCCGCAGGACCCCGCGGCGCTTGCTGCCGCGATCGCCGTCGTGACGAAAGACCGGGCGCAGGCGCGCGCGATGGGTCGGGTTGGACGGCGCATAGTCGAGGAGCGTTACTCGGCCCACGCCATGGTGCGACAGATGGAGAGGCTTTACGAAAGCTTGCTCGCGCGTCGCGCCGGAGTGTTGGCCGGAGAGGAGCGGGTGGCGGCATGACCGAGCGTAAGAGCGATCGTCCCCACGTTGTACTCGTCGTCATCGATGCCGCTCGGGCGGATCACTTTTCGGCCTACGGCTACGCGCGCGAGACCACGCCGTTTCTCGACAGAGTGGCGCGGGAGGGAGTGCGCTGCACGCACGCTGTGGCGACGGCCCCGGGTTCGCTGGCGGCGCACGCGTCGTTGTTCACGGGCCTGCACGCGGTCACGCACGGCGTCAGCGACGAGCGTCCGCGTCTGCGCGCCGAACCGCGGGTGCTGGCCGAGTGCCTGCGTGATGCCGGCTACCGCACCGCTGCGTTTTGCACGAACCCGGCTGTGAGCCCGGAGACCGGTTTCGATCGTGGTTTCGACGTGTTCGTCACGCAGCGACCGGCCGGCCGTCTGGCCGGAAGAGCTATCTCCTACGGCCGGCGTGCCGGGGATCGACTTCTGCGCCGGGACGACGCCGGGGCAAGACGGACTAACGAGGCTCTGGAGGCGTGGGTCGAGGGGGGGCAAGGCCCGTTCTTCGCCTTCGTGCATTACAACGAAGCGCAGGCCCCTTTCAGGTTACCGCATCCGTATGACCGCCACTTTCTCACCCGCACGGTGGCCTCGGCGCAGGTGCGATCGGTCAACCGTGAAATCCTCCACTTTGCGGCCGATCCGGAAAGCCTTACCGGCGCCGACTGGTCGGTGTTTGCGGCCCTGTACGATGCGGCCCTGCGCTACATCGACATGCGGCTGGAGGAGATTGCCGCGTGGTTGCAACTTCGGGGGTGGTGGGACGACACCTTGTTCGTGGTTACCGCGGACCACGGGCAGAGTCTGGGCGAGCACGGTCGCGTCGGGCATAACCTCGACCTGAGCGACAGTGTCCTCAGGGTTCCGCTGATTCTGCGCTGCCCGGGGCGAGTACCGCAGGGGTTCGTCAGCGAGGAGGTGGCGCAGTCGATCGATCTGATGCCCACTATTCTAAGGCTCGCCGGCGTGGAGCCTCCGGAGGGCCTGCACGGACACGCGTTGCTGGAGCGGGGACGCGCTACGCGCGGGCCGGATTTCGCGGTCGCCGAACGTTACCGCCCCAGGTTAACGGGCTTACTGCGGAAGTTCCCCGGTCTGGACGTGCGCGGTCTCGACGTGCGCGAGAAGGCGATCCGCACGCGCCGTTACAAGTACGTGTGGCGCTCCGACGAGTGCAATGCGTTCTTCGACCTGCAGGCCGATCCGGGTGAGAGCGCCAATTTGATCGAGTCTTACGGAGCCGAGGCCGAAGCGCTGCGCGAGCGATTGTTCGATTGGCTCGCCTCGGTCGAGAAGTTCGACTTCCACGGCGCCGAGGATGCGGTGTCGGGGACGCCGCGCGGACGGCGGGGAAGCGATCGCGCTGCCGGTACCGCGGGCCTCTAGTGGGATGGTCGGGAATCGAAGGACATCGATGAAAACGATGCCAGCCGCCTCTGGGGCGGATGGAAGAACATCAACGAACTCATCTCCGATACCGGTCGAGCTAAGGATGTCCTGGTGTCCCAGAGGCCGTCTCGAGGCGCAGGGCGGGAGTCGTTCGACTTCCTGCTAGGGCGGGGTCGGGGAACGGGAGTGAAGTGTGGGAGCGGAGATCGAGGTGCGCGGCAGCCGCGACCCGTGGCTGTTGGCTGTGCTGGCCGTTACGGCTGCGCTGGGGCTCTACCAGCTCGATTGGGGGCTGCCCAACGGCAACAACTCATGGGCCGCGGATGCGCTTGGTCCGTTGACGGTCCTGAGCATTGCACGGCGTTCTTTCGGCGCGTGGAACTCAGGCTGGTTCTATTTCAAGTATCCCCTCGGCTATCCGCTTCTTCTACTCGCCACGTACGCTCCCTACTTGACCTGGCTGAAGGTGACGGGGCAGTGGGAGCACCCGCAGAGCGCGTACCCATACGGGTTTGCCGACCCGGAGGCCGCTCTGTACGCCCTGGCGATGCTCGGGCGAGGACTCAGTGTGCTGCTCACACTCGGTACGGTGGCATGCGTCTACGGCATGGGGCGGCGGCTCCTGGGACGTTCGGCCGGGATCCTGGCAGCCTGGTTTACGGCGACCGCATACCCGGTGATTTACTATGCGCACACGACGAATCTGGACGCCGCGTACCTTTTCTGGCTGACCCTGGGACTGTGGGCCACCATCGTGGCGACCGAGGAAAGCAAGAGGCGCTGGGCGTTCGTCGTCGTCGGAATTGCCGCGGCCATGGCGATGGCGACCAAGGAGCAGGGATATGCGCTGCTGCTGGCGTACGCCGCGCTGATTGCCGTCTACGCCTGGCGCGCACAGCCGGCCTCGACGGCACTCTGGGTGCGTGCCTGGCGGTCGGTGTGGAATACGGGGACACGAACAGGTCTGGCGGCGGCGGTAATCACGATGGCGCTGGCGAGCAATGTCATGGTCAATCCGCAGGGGGCCGTGAATCGTTTTCTGAATCTCGCCGGGCGCGAGGTGCCGGGCGTGACGGCCCGGTTCACTCCGGTGGAGTTCGCCCTCTTCAAGGGTGCGGCCAAGGAATGGCAATACTTGCGCCAGGCGGGCGACGCCCTGGAGAGCAGTCTGGGGTTGCCGCTGTTGGCGGTGGCGCTGGCGGGCCTCGCGTTCGTGGCGGTGGCCCGACCGCGGGCCCGTTTGCGGCTGTTGCTGCCGGTGGTCGCTTACTATTTCGTGTCGTTGCGCACCCACGATCTGATCATGCTGCGTTACACGTTGCCGCTGCAGATGCTGTTAGCGGTGTCGGCGGCGGCCCTGTGCGCGGCGGTCGTCGCCGCGCGCCCGCGCTCCGGCGGAGTGGTGGTCGCGGCGTTGATGGCGCTGGCGCTCGCACGCGGCATCGAGCTCGACCTGTTGCTGAGTCGCGACTCGCGATACGCGGCCGAGACGTGGATTGCGGCGCGGCGATTCTCGCCGGCGTCGATCGAGACCTATCAGAAGCCGGTGTACCTGCCGCGGCTGGATGGTCTGGGCACGACGATAGCGTTGCGCGACCGGTCCCTCGAAGGCATCGCGGCCCGGCGGCCGGCGGCGGTGATCCTGAGTTCGGCGGCGCGCAAGGGGATCACGCACCGGTGGAATCCAGACTGGCGGCAGGGCAACACCTTACTGGTCGAGTCGCCGCCCGCGGCTGCCCTGCTGAGCGCTCTGGAAGAGGAGCGGTTGCCGTACCGCCGGCTGGCGCAGTTCTCGCAAACCCCGATGCTCTTGCGGGTGCGCATCACCAGCCTGTGCCCAACCATCTCGGTGTACGGCCGGGTCGATAGCTGAAAGCGGTCAGAGGATCGGATGCCAAGACAATCGTCTCAGGAGGCGAAGGTGACGGCGCCGGAACCGCACGAGGGGAAGCCGCGATACGCCAACGTGTGGAAGGTGTGGTTGCCGATCCCGCTCCTGCTGCTGGTGCTCGATCTGACCTTCAACCTCTGGTTCTGGCAGATTCCGAAGCTCACCGGGATGGGTGACTGGGGTTACCAGTTTCACATCGACCTGCAGAGGCTCTACGCCCCGAAGCCGCCCGGCACGCTGCGGGTGGTTGCTTTCGGCAGCTCGGTGTCGGGTTCCTTCGACGCGTACCAGGTGCAGTCTCTTCTCGACGCGGTCGAACCGGGAATGGAAGTCCACCGTCTCATGAAGCCGGGGATCAAGCCCACGGACTACAGACTCCTGTTCGAGGCCCAGGGCGCGCGGATGCAACCCGACGTCGTGGTCTTCACTTTCAATCTGCTCGACTTCCTCAACCCGAGCTTCGAGCGGGGCTTTCGGAAGGCGGTGCGCGACGCACTGCCGCCGTGGGCGGTACTGACGACGCGTTACGACGCTCTGCCGACGCTCGGCGACAAGCTCGATCTGGCGGCGGCATCGGCGAGCAATCTGTACCGGTACCGTAAGGAGATCGATGCGGCGGCCGGCGGACACCTGCGTGCTGTCCTGCAGTGGAGCCGCAGCCGGCCCCCGCGCGGCGCGTACGGTGTGTACGCCGACGGCCATACCGCGCAGCGTTTCGGGCTGCCGGTAACGGCGGGCCGGCCGGAGGTCGTCGAGTATTACGTGGACCCCCACTGGATCGCGCAGCGCGGGCGCGTGACGTTGAGGTTCTCCCTTGGCGGGCGGAGCGCCGCCGAGCGCGTCGAAGTCGATCCGGGATGGAAGCGCGCGATCATAGATGTGCCGGCCGGGGGTGCGCCGGTGTTGGACGTCGTCGCCGACAGTGTCTGGAGCCCGCGGGCCGGCGGCGGCAGCGAAGATCCGCGTCTCCTCGCCGTGCGCTTGCGTGAGGTGCCGCCAGTCGCGTCGCAAAACGGTGCGCGGCCCCAGTTCCGTTATCCGCCCTACCTGGACGGCGAACTTCAACCGTTCCTGCGCATGGGCGACAAGCTCGGCGAGGCCTTCGCGGTCCGCTGGCAGGAGGTGCTGAACGCACCGAATGCCTTCGGCAAGCGGTTCCGGTCATATCGCGATGCGAAGCTGCACATTCGCGACGAGGTGTTCCAGCCGACCGGGGAATATGCCGAGGTCGAGCGCCTGGTGGCGTCGCTGGCCGAGCGCGGCGTGACGGTGATTCTGGTCAACACGCCCGAGAGTCCGTGGCTACTGCGCGACTACGAGTCGACGCCGTATTACCGCGCCTACGTGCAGTTCTTCGAGGGGTTGGCCACGACCTATCCGAACGTGCGCTTTTACGATCTCCGGGGTGCGTTGCCGGCGGAGGACTTCAACGACTGGCACCACCCGAACTTCGTCGGTGGGATCAAGCTCGGTCCGCGTTACGCCGATATGTTGAAATCCGCGCGCGCGGATCGCGAGCGCCGCAGCGGACGGGGGGCGTGAGCAGTGCTGTTCAATTCGATTCATTTCCTCCTCTTCTTGCCTATTGTCCTGCTCGGGGTTGCGGTACTGCCGGCGCGCTGGCGCAACCCGTTTCTGCTCGTCGCGAGCTATTACTTCTACGGGTCCTGGGATTGGCGCTTCCTGAGTCTCATCTTTCTGACGACGACGGTCGACTATACGGTCGGCCACTTGATGTACGACACCCGCGACCCGGGGCGGCGTAAGATCATCCTCACGGTGGCGATTTGCATCAACCTCGGCATCCTCGGGATCTTCAAGTACTTCAACTTCTTCGTGCAGTCCGCCATGACGGCCCTCAATGCGGTCGGCTTGCATGCCTCGCCGTGGACGCTGTCGATTATCTTGCCGGTAGGGATTTCGTTCTACACGTTCCAATCGATGTCTTACGCCATCGACATTTATCGGCGGGAGATGGAGCCGGCGCGCCACTTCTGGGACTTCGCGTTGTACGTGGCGTATTTTCCTCAGTTGGTCGCCGGACCGATCGAGCGCGCTACCCATCTGCTTCCCCAGATCCTGCAGCCGCGGCCGGTGACCGCGGAACGGGTGAATATAGGACTGATGCTGATGATGCTGGGGTTTGCGAAGAAGGTACTCATCGCCGATACGGTGGCCGACGATGTCGATCGCATTTTTGCCGATCCCGCCAGTCGGAGCGCCGGCGAGTTGCTGCGCGGCGCGTATCTCTTCGCGTTTCAGATCTACGGCGACTTTTCGGGATATTCGGACATCGCCAGGGGGGTGAGTGAGCTGTTCGGGGTACGGCTGATGATCAACTTCAATCAGCCTTACCTGTCGCAATCGATCACCGAGTTCTGGCGGCGCTGGCACATCTCATTGTCGGCCTGGCTGCGCGACTACCTCTATGTGCCCCTGGGCGGGAACCGGCTGGGCGAGTGGCGGACGTATCGCAACCTGATGCTCACCATGCTGATCGGTGGGCTGTGGCACGGTGCGAACTGGACGTTCGTGGTCTGGGGTGGACTGAACGGGCTCTATCTGGCTGTCGAGCGCCGGCTCGGCATCGGCCGCGTGGTCGAGCCGCTGCACGCGCGTCCTCTGTTGCGCTTCGTGCAGCAGGTGGCACTGGTGATCGTGACATTCCATCTGGTCACGCTCACGTGGGTATTCTTTCGGGCCGCCAGTGTCGACATAGCGTTCGCGTACGTTCTCGGCGTGTTCTCGGGCTCGGACCTGACTGCCGTCGGCATCCTACCGTTCGTCGTCGGCGCCGCGGTCCTGCTAATTGACGTGCCGCAGTACCTTACTCACGACCACGTCGTTTTTCTGAGGCTGCCGTGGTGGGTGCAATCGCCGGCTTACGCTACGGCGTGCCTTGCGCTGATTCTATACGGCGGCAAGGAAGTTCCGTTTATCTACTTCCAGTTCTAGTTCGCGCGGCGGAAATAAAGTGATCGAGGGAAGGGAACGCAAGCCAATGACCGCTCCAGAAACCAATGCTGTGACAGAGCCCGTGGTACGGAAGGCAAACGGCGAGGCGCCACGGCCGCGGGTCGTTGTGGTGATGCCGGCCTACAACGCCGAACGCACGCTGCACATGACATACATGGAGTTGCCCCACGACCGCGTCGATACGGTCATTCTGGTCGACGACGCCAGCAGCGACGATACCGTGGCTATTGCCAAGGCGCTGAATCTGAAGCTTTTTGTGCACGGCCGCAACTACGGCTACGGCGCGAACCAGAAGACCTGTTACACCGAGGCGTTGAGAGCCGGAGCGGACGTGGTTGTGATGGTTCACCCGGACTATCAGTACGACCCGCGTTTGCTGCCGGAATTGCTGGCGCCCCTGGAGCGTGGCGCCGCGGACGTGGTCCTCGGGTCCCGTCTGAAGAGCGGATCCGCCCTGCGCGACGGCATGCCGTGGTGGAAGTACTTTTCGAATCGGTTCTTGACCGGGGTCGAAAACCGGGTCTTCAATCTCAGACTTTCCGAGTACCACACCGGCTACCGGGCGTACACGCGGCAGGTACTGGAGACGGTGAACTTCCAGTTCAATGCCGACAAGTTCATTTTCGACCAGGAGATCGTCGCACAGATCGTCGACGCCGGGTTCCGCATTGCGGAGGTGCCGGTGCCGACCCGTTACTTCCCGGAGGCCTCGTCGGCGAGTTTCCTGGCCAGCAGCCGGTACGGGCTGGGAATTCTGTGGCTGATGGCGCGCTATGTCGCACACCGGCAGGGATGGTGGCGGCAGCGGCAGTTCGAAAGCCTGCGTGGGCGCTATTCCGAAGTCACCCCCTGAGGCGGCGGTAGCCGTGCGGTTCGTGCCCTGGGCGGTGGGCATCTGCGTTGCCCTTGCCGAGATGGGGCTGCTTGGTGTCATGGCGGCGCAGCGTATCGTCAATGCAGACGAAGGCTTTTACGCGTTGGCCGGGGCGCGGGTGCTCGGCGGTGGAGTGCCCTACGCGGATTTCTTCTTTCCGCAGATGCCCTACATGCCCTACCTGCAGGCGGCGGCCTTTGCGGTCGCCGGTCATTCCCTCCTGGTGG of the Candidatus Binatia bacterium genome contains:
- a CDS encoding glycosyltransferase family 2 protein translates to MTAPETNAVTEPVVRKANGEAPRPRVVVVMPAYNAERTLHMTYMELPHDRVDTVILVDDASSDDTVAIAKALNLKLFVHGRNYGYGANQKTCYTEALRAGADVVVMVHPDYQYDPRLLPELLAPLERGAADVVLGSRLKSGSALRDGMPWWKYFSNRFLTGVENRVFNLRLSEYHTGYRAYTRQVLETVNFQFNADKFIFDQEIVAQIVDAGFRIAEVPVPTRYFPEASSASFLASSRYGLGILWLMARYVAHRQGWWRQRQFESLRGRYSEVTP